From one Microbulbifer sp. A4B17 genomic stretch:
- the ybeY gene encoding rRNA maturation RNase YbeY: MTDLTLDVQRASRCQDLPSDEAISSWVSNALHGHRNEAELSVRIVDESESQELNHQYRDKDKPTNVLSFPTDFPAELDLPMLGDLVICAPVVQLEAEQQSKSLSAHWAHMVVHGTLHLLGYDHIEDADAQVMESLETRLLANLGIADPYAPLDEVG, from the coding sequence ATGACTGATTTAACACTCGATGTGCAGCGGGCCAGCCGCTGCCAGGACCTCCCTTCCGATGAGGCTATCAGTAGCTGGGTATCCAATGCTTTGCACGGTCATCGCAACGAAGCGGAACTGTCAGTGCGAATAGTGGACGAAAGTGAAAGCCAGGAACTTAATCACCAATACCGTGACAAGGACAAACCTACCAATGTTTTGTCCTTCCCTACCGATTTTCCTGCGGAGCTGGATCTCCCCATGCTCGGCGATCTTGTGATCTGTGCCCCAGTAGTTCAACTGGAAGCGGAGCAACAGAGCAAATCACTATCGGCACACTGGGCACATATGGTAGTCCATGGCACACTGCACCTTCTAGGTTATGACCATATCGAGGATGCAGACGCTCAGGTTATGGAAAGTCTGGAAACGAGACTGCTCGCCAATCTCGGTATTGCAGACCCCTACGCCCCACTGGATGAAGTGGGATGA
- a CDS encoding HlyC/CorC family transporter, whose amino-acid sequence MATSMTTDEPPSSHSASKSRASEKSWLEKLFSAFSAEPKSRDELLDIIKDAAENQLVDAEALSIIEGALDVSSQQVREIMIPRSQMVVVGLHDKPEEFLPKIIDSGHSRFPVVGESVDDIRGILLAKDLLPLLLKGFDGFQLEDLIRPANIIPESKRLNILLREFRENRYHMAVVIDEYGGVSGVVTIEDILEEIVGEIEDETDEEEADSYIRKVGENDFIVKALTPIEEFNEFFESAFSDEEFDTVGGLIMQSFGHLPGRDEVTRLGDFMFRVLYADSRQIHLLRVAHMRKPPEEDI is encoded by the coding sequence ATGGCCACTTCCATGACCACAGACGAGCCCCCAAGTAGTCACTCAGCGAGCAAATCCCGCGCGAGTGAAAAAAGTTGGCTGGAAAAACTGTTCAGCGCTTTTTCAGCTGAACCCAAGTCTCGCGACGAATTATTGGACATCATAAAGGACGCCGCTGAAAACCAGCTGGTAGATGCTGAAGCACTCTCTATTATCGAGGGAGCCCTGGACGTTTCCAGCCAGCAAGTCCGCGAGATTATGATTCCACGCTCGCAAATGGTTGTGGTGGGCCTGCACGATAAACCGGAAGAGTTCCTGCCCAAAATTATTGACTCGGGGCACTCCCGATTCCCTGTCGTCGGCGAAAGTGTCGATGATATTCGCGGTATACTGCTCGCCAAAGACCTGCTCCCTCTCCTGTTGAAAGGTTTCGATGGATTTCAGCTCGAAGACCTGATCCGCCCCGCCAATATTATTCCCGAGAGCAAGCGCCTGAATATCCTGCTGCGCGAGTTCCGTGAAAACCGCTACCATATGGCCGTCGTGATAGACGAGTACGGCGGTGTATCCGGCGTTGTGACTATCGAAGATATCCTCGAGGAAATTGTCGGCGAAATTGAAGACGAAACCGATGAGGAAGAAGCGGATAGCTATATCCGCAAAGTTGGGGAAAACGATTTTATCGTCAAGGCCCTGACTCCCATTGAGGAATTCAATGAATTTTTCGAGAGCGCCTTTAGTGACGAAGAATTCGACACTGTCGGCGGTCTTATTATGCAATCATTTGGCCATCTGCCGGGCCGCGACGAAGTCACCCGACTCGGTGACTTTATGTTCCGGGTACTCTATGCAGACAGCCGCCAGATACACCTT